A genomic stretch from Myripristis murdjan chromosome 12, fMyrMur1.1, whole genome shotgun sequence includes:
- the gdnfa gene encoding glial cell line-derived neurotrophic factor has product MKLWDVLATCLLLLSSVATRPLYQNPQPAKRTYFPRGYTDSGSLSVEEVEPQFQREDRSLQEISMEDQYDITGPYPGQLDDVMDFIEATIGRLRRSSEPSGRREQRQRGASNTGGAGGAGRGVGHGDRRKGRGRGGSRGGKGGRGERGRERTSVQTRGCLLKEVHLNVTDLGLGYRTKEELIFRYCSGPCVEAETNYDKILNNLTHNKKLDKDTPSRTCCRPIAFDDDLSFLDDNVVYHTLKKHSARKCGCV; this is encoded by the exons ATGAAGTTATGGGATGTTTTGGCCACGTGTTTGTTGCTCCTGAGCTCTGTTGCTACAAGGCCTCTCTACCAAAACCCTCAGCCAGCCAAGAGAACTTATTTTCCCAGAGGCTACACTGATTCTGGGTCCCTGTCTGTGGAGGAAGTAGAGCCGCAGTTCCAGCGTGAAGACCGCAGCCTGCAGGAAATCTCTATGGAGGATCAGT aCGACATCACGGGCCCCTATCCGGGGCAGCTTGATGATGTAATGGATTTTATTGAGGCTACCATTGGCAGACTCCGGAGATCATCAGAGCCGAGCGGACGAagggagcagagacagaggggcgCATCAAACacaggaggtgcaggaggagcagggaggggagTAGGACACGGAGACAGAAGGAAGGGTCGGGGGCGTGGGGGGAGTCGAGGTGGGAAAGGAGGCCGGGGCGAGAGAGGGCGGGAGAGGACTTCAGTGCAGACTCGTGGCTGTTTGCTAAAGGAGGTCCATCTCAATGTGACAGACTTGGGGCTCGGCTACCGGACCAAAGAGGAGCTGATCTTCCGGTACTGCAGTGGCCCCTGTGTCGAGGCGGAGACCAACTACGACAAGATACTCAACAACCTCACTCACAACAAGAAGCTGGACAAGGACACGCCCTCTCGCACCTGCTGTCGACCGATAGCGTTCGATGATGACTTATCCTTCCTGGACGACAATGTGGTGTATCACACATTGAAGAAGCATTCTGCCAGGAAGTGTGGCTGTGTCTGA